ACCAGAAGTCAGAGTGAGATTGCGAGAGCAATCAGTAAAAAGTTACCACAGTTCAACAATGCCAGAATATTCCCGGTAGAAGAACAAACCATTTCTGTAGGTCTGGGTTCACGTGGATCATTACCGGTTCAATACATTTTGCAGAATCTCGATTTTGAAAAGATCAAAGAAGTGATTCCCAAATTTTTGGAAGAAGCACGAAAAGATAAGACCTTCTCTAACGTAGATGTGAACCTGAAATTCAATAAGCCGGAACTACAGATCACCATTGATCGTATCAAAGCGAAAGATCTGGGATTATCGATCTCTGATGTAGCAGATGTGGTATCGAGTGCATTCAGTGGAAGAAGATTGGCTTATTTCATCATGAATGGTAAGCAGTATGAAGTGATCTCTCAGGTAGAATTGAAAGATCGTCAGGAGCCGGGCGATATTTCCAATTTGTATGTAAGAAATACAAGAGGAGAAAATATTCCATTGACATCGGTGGTGAAACTGGAAGAGAATTCCAATCCGCCAACACTCTATCATTATAACCGATTCAAGGCTGCTACTATCTCTGCATCTCTGGCAGAAGGTAAAACCATTGGTGATGGTGTAAAAGCCATGCAGGCCATTGGCGATAAGTTATTAGATGAATCATTCCAGACAGCGTTGGGTGGTGCATCAAGAGATTATGCAGAGAGTTCATCGAATACCACTTTTGCCTTTGGATTGGCATTGGTATTGATCTATCTGGTATTGGCGGCGCAGTTTGAAAGCTTCAAAGATCCGTTTACCATCATGATCACAGTACCACTGGCATTAGCGGGTGCATTACTGAGTTTATGGTTATTTGATCAGACGTTGAATATCTTCTCACAGATCGGTATGATCATGTTGATCGGTCTCGTAACGAAAAATGGTATCCTGATCGTAGAGTTTGCGAACCAGAAACGTGAGTTCGGATTGAAGAAAACAGAAGCGGTGATCGAAGCATCTGCACAACGTTTGCGTCCGATCCTGATGACGAGTTTGGCAACAGCTTTAGGTGCTTTACCAATCGCATTGAGTATTGGAGCAGCAGCCACCAGCCGTATGCCATTGGGTATTGTGATCGTAGGAGGTATTATGTTCTCCTTGATACTGACCCTATTTGTGATACCTGCCGTATATACGTTCATCTCAGGAAAACATGAGGCGAAGAAGATGGATATTACGGATTAAGTCAAAAGTCAAAAGTGAAAAGTCTAAAGGGTGAAAGCGAGAGTTTTCACCCTTTTTTATGGGTGCCACTTTCAGACGTCGTACTTTTGCAGTAGAAACTTATTGTATGAAAACATCCGTAGCCGATATCAGAAAAGATTACAAACAACATTCCCTGAATGAAAGTGATGTAGCAGCAGAACCCTTTGCACAGTTTGAACACTGGTGGCAGGATGCTGTGAATAGTGAAATAGATGAAGTGAATGCTATGACCCTGGCTACGGCAACCAAATCAGGAATGCCTTCTGCACGTATTGTTTTATTGAAGGGATATGATGCGCAGGGATTTGTGTTCTTCACCAACTACAACAGTCACAAAGGACAAGAGCTTGCTGATAATCCACAAGCGGCATTGGTATTTTTCTGGAAAGAATTGGAAAGACAGATTCGTATTGAAGGAACCGTAGAAAAGATCAGTGCTGCAGAGAGTGATGAATATTTTCATTCACGTCCGGAAGGTAGCCGTATTGGTGCCTGGGCTTCACCACAGAGTACTGTAATACCGGATCGAAATGTAATTGAAGCCAATGTAACCAAATATGCCAGTGAATTTTCTGGACAAAACATTCCTCGCCCTGAGCATTGGGGTGGTTATCGTGTGAAGCCAACAGTGATAGAATTTTGGCAGGGAAGAAGTAGTCGCTTACATGATCGTTTCAGATACACAAAAACAGAACAAGGCTGGAAGGTAGAGAGATTGGCACCTTAACAGATCAGTGATTATGGTACGCAGATTTTTATGATTAGTTATGATTGTAAACAACCAGTCTGTGTAAATCATCATCCATCATAAAAGATCTGCGGCTAATTTTCTCTGTTCCATCATACTACTTTTATTACGCTTAGGTCTCAGCCTTTCTTAGACTTTTGTATTTTTAAGCTATGACTGTTCAATCACTGCTGCAACATTTAAAAAATCACATACAGCTTACTGAAGCAGAAGAGCAGATCATTATTGATCATCTTACCCCAAGAACATTCAAACGCGGAGAGTTCCTGACCAAAGAAGGAGAAGTGAATCGATATACAAATTATATCGTATCCGGCGCTGCAAGGGTGTATTATATAGATCAGGCCGGACAAGAGCACGTTATTCAATTGGGTATCTGTGATTGGTGGACGGGCGATTTCAGCAGTTTCATTACACAAACCAAAGGCATACTATACACAGAAGCGTTAGAAAAAACAGAAGTACTTTCTTTTTCTTATGATCACTTGCAGGATGTATATCGTCAAGTACCCGCCATGGAGCGTTTCTTTCGATTGCTGATACAAAAAGCATATGCTGCATTTCAAAGAAGGGTATTGGAATCTTTGAGTATGGATGCAGAACAACGTTATCTCGCATTTCGTGAAATGTATCCGGATATGGATCAACACCTCTCTCAAAAACACATAGCATCTTATCTCGGTATGTCAGCTGAATTTCTCAGCAAGATCAAAAAACGTATCGTAGAAAAACAAAGATCAAAAATCCGCAACATTATATAAGCTTACGAATGAACACTCCTGAATTGGTGGTGATCTCAGTGGTAGGCCCATACTGGTCAACTGTGATACCAATACCAAACTGAATGGCTTTCTTATCTATACCAATACGTAATTGTTGGTAACTTCTATTGTGTCCATCATTACCATGGTTGGTCATAAATTGAAAACGCGAATAGAGTTTTGTTCTTGTCGTGAGTGCCGGTTGGTATTCCAGCAAACCAAACAGTTCATACGAATTCTTTTTACCGGCATCAAAGCGAGGGGATAATATCATGAACCAGTTTTTGGTCTTATGTGCAAACTGTGTTGCGATGGATAATTTCACATCCGTAACAGGTGTGTAGAAGAAGCCACCCATGATGGTGATCTTGGGATGGATCATCGCTGTGAAATATCCCTGATTCATCATTTCATTTGGTCTGCCACCTTTTATGGTATTGGTTTGATAACGATTGACCATATTGGTGATATGTGTCCACCCAAAGCGACTGCCCGCTGAAGTTTTGCGATGAATGCTGTGTTGGTAGTTCAGGTATGCATTACCTGCCATCAGTTCTACCGGAATGTTTTGTGCATGTACGATTCCAATGAACAGTAATAATGCTGCAGTAAATATCATTTTCATACTAAAATTCTTTACAGCAAAACTCAACACAGCGACTTGGCTGAAAAATGAACTGCTTCAAGAAATCAGTAAAATGAACTGTATACGCAAAAACTTGAACTGGTTCATTTTTTACGGGGAGGAACGGATGAACTTTTGTATCGTAAAATAATTCGTATGCAAAAGTTTACATTTTTATTCAGCAGCACTGATCATATCACAGGGCTGATCATTCGACTCACATTGGCATTGGTGATATTACCACATGGTTGTCAGTTATTGTTTGGCTGGTTTGGTGGTTATGGTTTTGCCGGTACCATGCAATACTTTACCGAAGTAGAGAAATTACCTTGGTTGATTGGTTTCATGGTGATCATGTTACAATCTGTTGGTGCTTTGTTCATCTTATTCGGTGTAGCCAGCAGACTGGTGGCACTTGGAACGGTCATCATGTTCATTGGTATGATCATTACCAGTCATGCAGAGTATGGATTTTTCATGAACTGGTTCGGCACACAAAAAGGCGAAGGCTACGAGTATCATCTCTTAGTGATCGGTCTTGCACTGGCATTACTGGCATCAGGTTCAGGGAAGTGGTCGGTGGATAGGGTGATAGTGAAGGGTGTGAATGGTGAATAGTGAGCGTAAAAAAGGAGCGTCTTGCAAAAAGACGCTCCTTTCAAATTTTTTCTGTCAACTAACTATTGACCATTCACAATTCACCATTCACAGCTGACTACTTCCTCCCCATCACTTTCTCCGCAGCCGCAACAATGAATGGTGTGTCCAAACCATATTTAGCGAGGAGTTCGTTGGGTTTACCACTTTCGCCGAAAGTGTCGTTGGTGCCGATGTATTCAATAGGAACAGGACAATGTCTTGCTGCTACTTGTGCTACAGCATCACCCATTCCACCAATGATATTGTGTTCTTCTACGGTAACAGCACATTTGGTTTTGCTGAGAGAAGCGATGATCGCAGCTTCATCCAGCGGTTTGATGGTGTGAAGATTGATCAGCTCAACGCTGAATCCTTTTTCTTCTAAGATCTTACCGGCTTCGATCGCTTTCCAAACCATATGACCACAAGCGAAGATGGTAACATCAGAACCTTCACTCATTTTTTGAGCTTTACCGATCACGAAATCGCTGCCATCTTCTTTGGTGAAGTTGGGCCATTTCGGGCGACCGAAACGCAGGTATACCGGACCATGCAGATCCGCAATGGCTTTGGTGGCAGCTTTGGTCTGATTGAAATCGCAAGGAACTACCACGGTCATACCGGGTAACATTTTCATCAATCCGATATCTTCCAGAATTTGGTGGGTAGCGCCATCTTCACCAAGTGTTAATCCGGCATGTGATGCACAGATCTTTACATTCTTATCGCTATACGCCACACTCTGACGGATCTGATCATATACACGACCCGTACTGAAATTGGCGAAAGTAGTAGTGTAAGGAATTTTACCACCGATGGTCAAACCCGCAGCAATACCGATCATGTTTGCTTCGGCGATACCACACTGTATAAAACGGTTAGGGAAATCTTTGATATATGGTCCTAACTTGAAAGATCCTGCGAGGTCGGCAGTAAGTACCACTACATTCTCATTCTCTTTCGCAAGCTCATGAATACCCTCACCAAAACCGGCACGTGTTTCTTTTTCATTGAGGATCTGAATGTCTTTAAGTTTCATACGGTGTTGTGTTTTTGAAAGTCAGTGCAAAGAAAGGGGATATTGGTTAATAGTCCATGGTCCATGGTCCATAGTAAATCTTTTTGTTGAGATTCTTTACCATGGACTATGGACCATCAACTATGGACCGTCATCAACTACCCCTCGAAAGAACTATAAAAATACGGTGTCTTCGCTTCGAACTCGGCGCTGCAGGTGTCTACCATTTTGTAGACGCGTGTGATGCCAAGGGCTTTACGTTTTTCGTAAACTTGTTCATCGCTACAATCGCCATGTAAAATATTGGCGATCTGTGCATCGCTGAAACCATTTTTCTTGGCTTCTTTCAGTAAGTCTTCAGGTAAAGTATCCAATGAATATTTAGCGATCTCTTTTTCCATCACACAGATCTGTTGGATCTGATAGATGAACCAACGATCGATACCGGTTGCTTGTGAAATAGATTTTACAGTAGAACCCTGCATCAACGCATCTTTGATTCTGAAGATGCGATCCCATTTTGGTGTCTTGATATATTCAGTGAGTTCTTCATTCTTCATCAGACTCTTACCATAATATCCCAATCCTACTGCTTCATTCTCTAAACTCTGACAAGCTTTCTGAATGGCTTCTGTGAAACTGCGACCGATCGCCATCACTTCACCTACGCTCTTCATCTGTAATCCGAGTGTATCATTAGCACCTTTGAATTTGTCGAAGTTCCAACGAGGGATCTTGACGATCACATAATCCAGTGTAGGTTCAAAATAAGCAGAAGTGGTTTTGGTGATCTGGTTTTCCAGTTCATCGAGTGAATAACCGATTGCCAGTTTCGCAGCGATCTTTGCGATGGGATAACCGGTTGCTTTTGATGCCAATGCAGAAGAGCGACTTACACGTGGATTGATCTCCACCGCGATCAGTTCTTCCGTTTCGGGATTCAACGCAAACTGTACGTTACAACCGCCGGCGAAATTACCCAGTGAGCGCATCATCAGCATGGCTTTGTTACGCATTTCCTGGAAAGCAGTATCGCTCAGGGTCATAGCAGGAGCTACGGTGATAGAGTCACCTGTATGCACACCCATCGGGTCTACATTCTCTACAGTACAGATGATCACTACATTATCATTTTTATCACGCAATAATTCCAATTCAAATTCTTTCCATCCCAATACGGCTTTCTCTACCAATACTTCATGGATTGGAGAAGCTTTCAGTCCGCGCTCCAACGCCGCATCCAGATCGTCTTTGCTGTGCACGAAACCACCACCGGTACCACCGAGGGTGAATGAAGGACGGATCACCAATGGGAAACCGATCTCTTGTGCAAACTCTTTTCCTTCCAGAAAACTATTGGCCACACGGCTAGGCGCAACGGCCATACCGATCTTCACCATCAGCTGACGGAATTTCTCACGGTCTTCAGCCGTATCAATGGCTGCCACATCCACACCGATCATTCGCACACCATATTTCTCCCACACACCCAGTTCATCCGCTTCCTTACAAAGGTTGAGGGCTGTTTGTCCACCCATGGTCGGCAGCACTGCATCGATCTGGTTTTCATCCAGGATCTGTTCAATGCTTTCAACGGTAAGGGGGAGGAGATATACTTTATCAGCCATCATAGGGTCGGTCATGATGGTGGCCGGATTGCTGTTGATCAGGATCACTTTGATCCCTTCTTCACGCAAGCTCCTGGCAGCCTGAGAACCGGAATAGTCGAACTCGCAGGCTTGTCCAATAATAATGGGACCCGAACCTACAATTAACACGGATTTGATGGATTGATCTTTGGGCATGGGACGAAAAAATAAATTGTGCAAATGTAAGGAAGGGAGGGTTATGGGGGGATTATTTTTTAGCTGCAAGCCTCAAGCTACGAGCTGCAAGCAAGAAAAAAGGCAAAGAACCCTTTCATGGCACAAAAACTTGTGGCTTGTAGCTTGAAGCTTACTGCCCTTACCTTTGCGCAAAATTTCAGACATGGCATTACCGGCGATTGGGAAAAAAGCCCCCGTTTTTAAGGGCGTAGATCAGAATGGCAAGAAATGGTCGCTGACCGATTTTAAGGGACAAAAAGTGGTGTTGTACTTCTATCCCCATGATCATACCCCTACCTGTACCGTTCAGGCATGTAACCTGAGGGATCATTATGCTTTATTAAAGAAAAAAGGTTTTCAGGTGATCGGCGTGAGCAGTGATGATGTGAAAAGCCACAAAAAATTTGAGACCAAACACCAATTACCTTTTCCGTTATTGGCAGATGAAGACCTGAAGATCCATGAACAGTATGGCGTATGGCAACTGAAAAAATTCATGGGTAAAGAATTCATGGGCACCATTCGCACTACTTTTTTGATCGATGAAAATGGAAAGCTCAAAAACATCATTCAAAAACCGGCTTCCAAAAAGCATGCGGAAGAGGTATTGGCGGCATGGGAAAACGCCTAAATGGAAACATATTTTCTCTGCTGTAAAAATTTGGGTGGATTCGCCGCGAAGAACAAGTGAAACAGAGATTACGCAGAGAGGTATGCGTTAAATTTTTATCTTGTTGTATCAATCTCTCGCTATGCAACGCATTTTCCTTTTTTGTTTGCTTATTGGTTGTATTCAATTGAATGCGCAGAAGACCGATAAAAAATTACAAAGACAAATAGAATCACTCATTGAAGGATACAAAGGTGATATCGGCGTATATGTACACGACCTGAAGAAAAACAAAATAGTAGCAGTACATGCTGATACAGTATTCCCCACCGCCAGCATGGTGAAAGTGCCGATACTGATCGGTATCATGGATAAGATCGGAAAAAAAGAATTGGATTATCATCAATCATTAACGTACAAGGATTCCTTGTTGTATGAAGGTGTAGACATACTGGGCTCTTTCAAGCACAATGAAAAAATCGATCTGAGTAAAGTGATGATGCTCATGCTCACCACCAGTGATAATACCGCGAGTTTGTGGTTGCAAGGCATTGCCGGAACAGGCACACGCATCAATCAGCTGATGGATAGTTTGGGTTTCCCGAATACCAAAGTGAACAGTCGCACACCCGGAAGAGAAGAGATCAGAAAGATCTACGGATGGGGACAAACCACCCCGCGTGAAATGGCAACACTGTTTGAAAAGATCGCAGCGCGGAAGATACTAAGTGATTCAGCCAGTGAAAAAATGTTGAAACTACTCGGCAGAAATTATTGGGATGAAGAAGGATTGTCATCCATACCTGCCGGCATATTTGTAGCCAGCAAAAACGGCGCAGTGAATGCGAGCAGGAGTGAAGTGATCTATGTACAAGGGGAAGGTGTGAACTATGTCTTCTGCATCTGCACCAAAAACAACCAAGACCAAAGCTGGACCCCCACCAACGAAGCCTGGACCCTCACCAGAAATTTATCAGCCTTGTTGTGGGAGTATTATAAAAAGTAAGCATCCCCGCACTTATATAATTTCTCAACTCACCAATATATCTCTAACCAGTCCCTGCGGACGGGCCTTATTGGGGTCGGTGTCGAGCGTAGCGATGACAGATCAGATCATGCGTAGCGGATCTGATCAGAGGCCAATGCAGCCCGGTAGTAGGGACGAGGCCCAGCGGCCTAGAGCGAAAATGAACAATAAAAATTTTGAGTGATAGTTAGTCGAAACAATTATAAGAATAGCGATAATGCTTTAACTGAAGATCACGTAAGTAATCCAGCTCATTCCGTAAGCAAGAACGGTCATATAGATCAATTGAATCGTAGGCCATTTCCAACTCTTGGTTTCACGCTTTACAACAGCCAGCGTACTCATACACTGCATCGCCAATACATAAAACACCATGAGTGAAAGTGCCGCAGCCAGCGTATACACTTTAGAACCATCCGCATGTTTCGCTGATTGCAATTTCGCGCGCAAAGAACTGTCATCCGATTCTTCTACACTATAGAGTGTAGCCATCGTTCCCACAAATACTTCACGTGCTGCAAAAGATGTGATGAGTGAGATACCAATTTTCCAATCGTATCCTAAAGGCTGAATCGCAGGTTCGATGAATTGTCCGAGAACACCTGCATAAGAGTTTTGTAATTTTTCGGTCGACAATTGTTTTTGCAATGAGTCGATCTGATCCGGCATTTGCTGGATCAATGCTACATATTTGGTCTCTGTTTTTTCCATTCTGTCACCCGGACCATAACTGCTCAAGAACCACAACAGTAAGCTGATGATCATGATGACTTTACCCGCATCGGTCACAAAGATGCGCGCTTTCTCAACCATGGTGATCACCACATTTTTCCAGCGCGGGGCACGGTAGATAGGCAGTTCAAGGATGAAGAAACTTTTTTCACTGATATTGATGAACCACTTCATCACATAACTCACAATGAGCGCCATCACAGTACCGAGTAAATAAAGCGCCATCATCACCAGACCTTGTAAACTGAGGAAACCAAAATAGTAAGTATCGTCGATCACAAGAGAGATCAAAATAGTGTATACCGGTAAACGAGCGCTACAGCTCATCAAAGGAGTAACCATGATGGTGAGCAAACGTTCTTTTCTGTTTTCAATATTACGCGCACTCATGATGGCAGGAACGGCGCAGGCAAAACCACTCACCATGGGCATCACACTCTTACCGTTGAGACCCACTTTGCGCATGAGACGATCACTGAGAAAACTCACACGCGCCATATAACCCGTGTCTTCGAGAATGGTGATCAATCCAAAGAGGATCATGATCTGTGGAACAAAAACCAGGATACCACTCAAACCGGCTACCAGTCCATTGATGATGAGATCACTCCACCAACCCGAAGGAAGATGGGTACCCAGCCAGCCACTGATCTCTGCAAAGCCCCATTCAATACCATCCATCGGAAATGCGGCGAGCCAGAAAATACTTTGGAAGAGTAAAAAGAGAACGGATAACAAGATCACATAACCCCAGGTATGATGCAGGAGTAAGTTATCGAGTTTATCGGTAAAGAGTTTTTTCTCCAGCGGACCCGGCTCCAACACATTTTGTTGCATGAGTTGACGGATACGGGTGTATCGCTGCATGATCTCTTCCGCCTGTGTTTTGGTGGGATTGAATTTATGATCGATCTCGATCTGTTCAATTTTTCGCTGCACATTTTCGCTGAGCGGAAAACTTTCGTGGTTGATGAGATAATGCACGGCAGCATAATCACTCAAAGAAGTATCGAGTTCTTGAAGGGCATCGATGGCTTGTGGTGCCAGTTTTTTATTGTCGATGAAATCGCGTGGTGCAGCATTGTTGCCCAGCTTCACCACTTGTGCCAATACTTTTTTCAGTTCATTGAGTCCTTTGTTCTTTCTGGGGTTCACGGCCACAACGGGAATACCAAGATCGGCTTCAAGACCACTGATATCGATCTTGATGCCTTTTTTGGAAGCGATATCATTCATGGTGAGTGCCATCACCACCGGGATCTTCAGATCGATCATCTGACTACAGAAGAGCAGGTTGCGTTTGAGGTTGCTGGCATCGGCCACGAGTAATACCACATCGGCTTTCAGATCGGTATCGGCACCCATGAGTACTTTATAAGCCACCCACTCATCGGCCCTGCGCGGATAGAGACTATAAGTACCAGGCAGATCAATGAGTTCAGCTTCGGTGCGGTCATCCAAGCGGGTGGTGCCGGTCTTTTTATCAACGGTAACACCCGGAAAGTTGCCCACTTTCTGGTTCAAACCGGTAAGGCTATTGAACAAGGAGCTCTTCCCGCTATTCGGGTTACCAACAAGGGCGATATGTAGTTTCCTGTGACTCAATGGATGTGGCTGCAAAAGTACAGGCAATAAAGGGCGGGTACTTACGAGATTGGGAACCCTTCACTGCGTTCAGGGTGACAAGAGCTCTGTTTAGAACTTGTCACCCTGAGGAGCCTCACGATCGCAGATCGTGTCGGCGACGAAGGGCCGACCCCCTGAGCACAGCAAAGGGTCACCCCGACGCAGGAGGGGTCTCTCACCGCTTGGGTGATTGCAAGTTGTTTTGCTCTCCGCATAACTGTTGGAGGTGGGAGATGCTACCGATGCTACGATCGGCATCCTGCGGACTCCTTACGTCGGCATGACACCTGTCACCTCGACGAAGGAGAGGTCTCTCACCTTCAGGGTGTTCGCCAATGGTTTTGCTCTCCGCATAACTGTTGGGGGTGGGAGATGCTACCGATGCTACGATCGGCATCCTGCGGACTCCTTACGTCGGCATGACACCTGTCACCTCGACGAAGGAGAGGTCTCTCACCTTCAGGGTGTTCGCCAATGGTTTTGCTCTCCGCATAACTGTTGGAGGTGGGAGATGCTACCGATGCTACGATCGGCATCCTGCGGACTCCTTACGTCGGCATGACACCTGTCACCTCGACGAAGGAGAGGTCTCCCACCTTCAGGGTGTTCGCCAATGGTTTTGTTCTCAGCATACCCACTCGCGGTGGAGATGCTACGATCGGCATCCTGCGAACTCCTTATGTCGGCATGACCGGGCATCAGTTTAAAATGCTAAACCATTTAGTTTTGCTAAAATTGCTAAAAAAGATAAGGACTAGACTAGAGTATCTATACGGTATCTGTACGGTATCCCCTGAGTATCCTATCTGTATCCTCTTAGTATCATTAGGGGGAATGTACAGGGAGGATAGACCGACCCCCCTGAGCACAGCGAAGGGTCACCCCGACGCAGGAGGGGTCTCCCACCGCTGGGGAGAATGCAAGTGGTTTTGCTTTCACCATACTTGTTGGAGGTGGGAGATGCTACCGATGCTACGATCGGCATCCTGCGGACTCCTTACGTCGGCATGACACCTGTCACCTCGACGAAGGAGAGGTCTCTCACCTTCAGGGTGTTCGCCAATGTTTTTGTTCTCAGCATACCCACTCGCGGTGGGAGATGCTACCGATGCTACGATCGGCATCCTGTGGACTCCTTACGTCGGCATGACGTGTCACCCTGAGGAGCTTCGCGATCACCGATCGCGTCGGCGACGAAGGGCGTCATCCTGAGCGCAGCGAAGGACACCTCCAACAAGATCGCTTAAAACAAAACGCTTAAGAAAATACTTTCTCATTCCTTATTTCCTATTTCTTATTTCTCTGTTTTCTTGGTATTCAAATAAATTCGTATATTACAATTCCCCCCATACTTTTTATTTCCTGATTTTATTGGAGAACACACATGAGATTGTTGTGCAAAGGTGATTGTGTCTTTGGATGATGAGGTGGTGTATTTGCGAAAGTGAAAACTATAGGCGCATATAATTTTACTTAATTGGCTATGAGGTGAATATGTGAGATTGTGTAAGTGAGATTAGGAGTGGAGGTTCGCATACTTATGAGTTAGCAATAACCTAATAAAAAAAGATATGAACAAGAAAATTTATATTGTATTCTTTTTGAGTATTTTGTCGCTCACAACCTTAGCTCAAACAGACACTACTAAGTCAATTAGAAAATCTGACGCAAAAGATTTAGAGGAAAACGGCTTCAAGATTAACACAAAGGTTTTTAAGTTTGGGGCAAGTTTAGGGTTTAACTATCTTACACAAGACATCTTTGACCCAGTGCTTTCACCTGTAGATAATAGTTTAAAGCTACAGAGAGTTAATCCTGTGTCTTTTTTGCTTTCAACAACTGTTATCGTGAATCCAATAAGTTCATATTACAGAAAAATAGGAAAAGATGGAAAACCTTATGGAGATGTCTATTCTGTTCCATCAAGGCTTTCTTTCATAGGTACTGTAAATTTGGCACAATTTGGAGCATCTCAAACAGCATCATTTAATAAGAAAATTGATGGCGGACTTGGATTGGGAATACGACTTAACAATGATTTTCATTTAGGAATTTCTGCTGAGATGATTTCTGTTAGACAACTGAGAGATTATATAGTCAATGACTTCACTGATAAACCTATTGTGGTGAATAATGTAACCTTAAATGCCCTAGACATTTCGGACAAT
Above is a genomic segment from Sediminibacterium sp. KACHI17 containing:
- the pdxH gene encoding pyridoxamine 5'-phosphate oxidase; translated protein: MKTSVADIRKDYKQHSLNESDVAAEPFAQFEHWWQDAVNSEIDEVNAMTLATATKSGMPSARIVLLKGYDAQGFVFFTNYNSHKGQELADNPQAALVFFWKELERQIRIEGTVEKISAAESDEYFHSRPEGSRIGAWASPQSTVIPDRNVIEANVTKYASEFSGQNIPRPEHWGGYRVKPTVIEFWQGRSSRLHDRFRYTKTEQGWKVERLAP
- a CDS encoding Crp/Fnr family transcriptional regulator translates to MTVQSLLQHLKNHIQLTEAEEQIIIDHLTPRTFKRGEFLTKEGEVNRYTNYIVSGAARVYYIDQAGQEHVIQLGICDWWTGDFSSFITQTKGILYTEALEKTEVLSFSYDHLQDVYRQVPAMERFFRLLIQKAYAAFQRRVLESLSMDAEQRYLAFREMYPDMDQHLSQKHIASYLGMSAEFLSKIKKRIVEKQRSKIRNII
- a CDS encoding DoxX family protein, encoding MQKFTFLFSSTDHITGLIIRLTLALVILPHGCQLLFGWFGGYGFAGTMQYFTEVEKLPWLIGFMVIMLQSVGALFILFGVASRLVALGTVIMFIGMIITSHAEYGFFMNWFGTQKGEGYEYHLLVIGLALALLASGSGKWSVDRVIVKGVNGE
- a CDS encoding transketolase family protein, whose amino-acid sequence is MKLKDIQILNEKETRAGFGEGIHELAKENENVVVLTADLAGSFKLGPYIKDFPNRFIQCGIAEANMIGIAAGLTIGGKIPYTTTFANFSTGRVYDQIRQSVAYSDKNVKICASHAGLTLGEDGATHQILEDIGLMKMLPGMTVVVPCDFNQTKAATKAIADLHGPVYLRFGRPKWPNFTKEDGSDFVIGKAQKMSEGSDVTIFACGHMVWKAIEAGKILEEKGFSVELINLHTIKPLDEAAIIASLSKTKCAVTVEEHNIIGGMGDAVAQVAARHCPVPIEYIGTNDTFGESGKPNELLAKYGLDTPFIVAAAEKVMGRK
- the carB gene encoding carbamoyl-phosphate synthase large subunit, with translation MPKDQSIKSVLIVGSGPIIIGQACEFDYSGSQAARSLREEGIKVILINSNPATIMTDPMMADKVYLLPLTVESIEQILDENQIDAVLPTMGGQTALNLCKEADELGVWEKYGVRMIGVDVAAIDTAEDREKFRQLMVKIGMAVAPSRVANSFLEGKEFAQEIGFPLVIRPSFTLGGTGGGFVHSKDDLDAALERGLKASPIHEVLVEKAVLGWKEFELELLRDKNDNVVIICTVENVDPMGVHTGDSITVAPAMTLSDTAFQEMRNKAMLMMRSLGNFAGGCNVQFALNPETEELIAVEINPRVSRSSALASKATGYPIAKIAAKLAIGYSLDELENQITKTTSAYFEPTLDYVIVKIPRWNFDKFKGANDTLGLQMKSVGEVMAIGRSFTEAIQKACQSLENEAVGLGYYGKSLMKNEELTEYIKTPKWDRIFRIKDALMQGSTVKSISQATGIDRWFIYQIQQICVMEKEIAKYSLDTLPEDLLKEAKKNGFSDAQIANILHGDCSDEQVYEKRKALGITRVYKMVDTCSAEFEAKTPYFYSSFEG
- the bcp gene encoding thioredoxin-dependent thiol peroxidase; its protein translation is MALPAIGKKAPVFKGVDQNGKKWSLTDFKGQKVVLYFYPHDHTPTCTVQACNLRDHYALLKKKGFQVIGVSSDDVKSHKKFETKHQLPFPLLADEDLKIHEQYGVWQLKKFMGKEFMGTIRTTFLIDENGKLKNIIQKPASKKHAEEVLAAWENA
- a CDS encoding serine hydrolase — translated: MQRIFLFCLLIGCIQLNAQKTDKKLQRQIESLIEGYKGDIGVYVHDLKKNKIVAVHADTVFPTASMVKVPILIGIMDKIGKKELDYHQSLTYKDSLLYEGVDILGSFKHNEKIDLSKVMMLMLTTSDNTASLWLQGIAGTGTRINQLMDSLGFPNTKVNSRTPGREEIRKIYGWGQTTPREMATLFEKIAARKILSDSASEKMLKLLGRNYWDEEGLSSIPAGIFVASKNGAVNASRSEVIYVQGEGVNYVFCICTKNNQDQSWTPTNEAWTLTRNLSALLWEYYKK
- the feoB gene encoding ferrous iron transport protein B — protein: MPVLLQPHPLSHRKLHIALVGNPNSGKSSLFNSLTGLNQKVGNFPGVTVDKKTGTTRLDDRTEAELIDLPGTYSLYPRRADEWVAYKVLMGADTDLKADVVLLVADASNLKRNLLFCSQMIDLKIPVVMALTMNDIASKKGIKIDISGLEADLGIPVVAVNPRKNKGLNELKKVLAQVVKLGNNAAPRDFIDNKKLAPQAIDALQELDTSLSDYAAVHYLINHESFPLSENVQRKIEQIEIDHKFNPTKTQAEEIMQRYTRIRQLMQQNVLEPGPLEKKLFTDKLDNLLLHHTWGYVILLSVLFLLFQSIFWLAAFPMDGIEWGFAEISGWLGTHLPSGWWSDLIINGLVAGLSGILVFVPQIMILFGLITILEDTGYMARVSFLSDRLMRKVGLNGKSVMPMVSGFACAVPAIMSARNIENRKERLLTIMVTPLMSCSARLPVYTILISLVIDDTYYFGFLSLQGLVMMALYLLGTVMALIVSYVMKWFINISEKSFFILELPIYRAPRWKNVVITMVEKARIFVTDAGKVIMIISLLLWFLSSYGPGDRMEKTETKYVALIQQMPDQIDSLQKQLSTEKLQNSYAGVLGQFIEPAIQPLGYDWKIGISLITSFAAREVFVGTMATLYSVEESDDSSLRAKLQSAKHADGSKVYTLAAALSLMVFYVLAMQCMSTLAVVKRETKSWKWPTIQLIYMTVLAYGMSWITYVIFS